ATCCAGTGTGTTTACCTCTGTGCCGAATTCACAGAGCAGAGAACCGTTGGTGAGTTCTTCATTGTAGCGGCGGTTGGTAAAATCGAGTGGACGCATCAGTTTTGAAAATTGTGCGCCGCCTGATTCCAGACGAACTGCTAACTTTAGATTTTCCGCCCAGTTTGGAAAATTGAGCGTGCCGTCGTCGCATCCTGAAATGATCATGACCTGTGCAGCCCGTTTTCCATTGATGATAGCGGTTGGTTTATAGCGGATTCCATCCTTTGTCGTCATGGAATCTCGATGAATGTCCAGTGTTACCTGAATGCTGGGATATTGAGCAAGATTTTTTTGAACGGTAGCACAGCTGCGGTCATAACAGCCATCATAATTAGGGCTGTCGTGGATTGTGGTATCATGGATGACGCCGATCCCTGCTGCTTTTAATTCTTCGGCAATGGCATCCCCTACCGCCACAACGCTGAGAGTTGGATCATCGCTGCTGGTAACGCCCGCATATGCTTCGCAGGTGTGTGTATGGTAGATCAATACCATTGGGCTGCCGTCTTTATGAATGTTCAGAGTCGTTTTTTGTGAAAGAACATCTGCTACATCAACGGAATTCCCGGCAGTTGAATTTTTGATAAAGATTCCATTTTGCTCTGTTCCACCTTGAGAAAGATCAGTTTCGAGAATGTTTCCGTCTAAAAGAGAATCAGAAAGGGAATCCGAAGGAAGACTTCCAGAAGCAGCTTCAGAAGATTCATTAGTTGCTGCTGATGACTTGTCTGAAGAAACGCCGGAATTAGAGGAAACCGGCGGAATATAAACGGATTGAGGCAAAGAATTAAGTGCCTCCGGTTCATGTGGATTGACGACTTCATGATAAAAACCCAGCGGCAGAGCCGTATCTGCAGCGGCAACGGCAGCCTGCTGAGCGGAAAATTCCGGCAGCCTCGAAAACACACAGGCGAAGGAAAAAATAGCTAGGAGTGCGGTTCCGGCTGTACGAAGGTATTTGCCCAATAAGAATCCCTCCCTGTCCTTGTTTTGTTGGAGTATATGGGAAAACTGGGGAAAATATGAATGGGGGAATGGAAATGCGGTCTACTTGGAAAATCGTTTTATGCTCTTGCGGAATAACCCTTTTAGTGCTGGGAACAGGACTTTTGCTGATGACGGTGGACGTAAATTGTCGATGGATTGGTTTTGGGGATGCACATACGCTTTATCTTGACAGGGTGCGTCCCATGACAAAACGCCTCGGACCCCTTTCTTTCGCAACAGATGTATGGTATGATCAATTTGTTGAATTGATATGTCCGGAATCACTGGAATCCTGAAAGAAAGAAGGCGGCAGAATGAAAAAGCAGGCGGAAATTGGGGCTTTCGCTTTTGGTACTTTTATGATGTCGCCTTTTTCTGCTGCGGCTGCTGCTCTCGAGGCACCGAAAGATAGCTCTAGAGACCTGCTTTTAAATACGTTCGGAATTTTAGGCTGGATTTTACTTTTGGTGATTTTGGTCGGGACAATGATTGTGGCGGTTAAAAACCCGTTGAGCCGTCAAGGATTTGTTGCTCGCCGCCGTTATCATCGTCCGCAGAGAAAAATCCGTAAAAAATAAAAAAGACGGAACTGCAAGAGAAGAAAGGCAGTTCCGTTTTTTTAAGGTTTATGGTATAATAAAATTTACTTTAATGATTCATTTTAAAAAGAAAAGGAGCGGTGATCTTTGAAAATCCCACGGGAAAGAATCCGCAATTTCAGTATTATCGCACATATTGACCATGGCAAGAGCACACTTGCCGATCGAATTTTGGAGCAGACAAAATCGGTCCCTCTGCGCGAGATGGAAGATCAGATCTTGGACGATATGGATCTGGAGCGTGAGCGCGGGATTACCATCAAGGCACATGCGGTTACGCTGGTCTATACAGCAAAAGATGGGCTCGATTATGTCTTTAATTTGATCGACACCCCCGGTCATGTAGACTTTAATTATGAAGTCAGCCGATCCTTGACTGCGTGCGAAGGCGCAGTCCTTGTTGTGGACGCTTCACAGGGCATTGAGGCACAAACACTTGCCAATACTTATCTCGCGGTAGACGCCGGATTAGAGATCGTACCGGTCATCAACAAGATTGATTTGCCGAGCGCCGATCCCGAACGGGTAAAAGCTGAGATCGAAGATGTGATTGGAATCCCCGCAGAGGATGCACCCTGTATCAGCGCAAAGCTGGGGACAAACATTCCCGCAGTTATGGAGCAGATCGTTTCACTGATTCCGCCACCGCAGGGAGATGAAACGGCACCGCTGCGGGCACTGATCTTCGATAGCTATTACGATGCATATAAAGGCGTGGTAGCGCATATCCGTATCATGTCCGGCACCGTAAAGAACGGCGATGTAATCCGTGTAATGTCTACCGGCGGCGAATTTACCGTAGTGGAATGCGGCTATATGCGCGCGACTTCTTTTGAAAATGCAGGGGAACTGCAGGCAGGCGAAGTGGGGTATCTGACCGCTTCCATTAAAGAAGTGCGTGAAGCCAGGGTAGGCGATACTATCACGCTGAGAGACAATCCTGCAAAGGAGCCGCTGCCTGGCTACCGAGCAGCTCAGCCGATGGTTTTCTGCGGTATTTACCCCGCAGACGGCGCAAAATATCCGGATTTGCGAGATGCACTCGAAAAGCTGCAGCTCAATGACGCCGCGCTTTCCTTTGAACCAGAGACCAGTGTCGCGCTTGGCTTTGGATTTCGGTGCGGTTTCTTAGGGCTTCTGCATATGGAGATTATTCAGGAACGGCTGGAGCGGGAATATCATCTTGATTTGGTCACGACAGCGCCCAGCGTTATTTATGAAATTGTCAAAACGGATGGACAAACGGTTTATATTGACAATCCGACAAATTATCCAGATCCTTCTCTGATTGCCGAAGCACGCGAACCTATGACGGATGCACATATTTATTCGCCCAGCGAGTATGTAGGCAATATTATGGAACTATGCCAAGATCGGCGCGGTGTCTTTCAAGATATGCAGTATCTGGATACGGACCGGGTCGATATTCATTACATTTTGCCGTTAAACGAAATTATTTATGACTTTTTTGACGCACTTAAAAGTAAAACCCGCGGTTATGCGAGCTTTGATTATGAGGTAAAGGGCTATCAAAAGAGCAGCCTTGTCAAACTCGATATTATGCTCAACGGCGAAGTCGTGGATGCACTTTCTTTTATTATTCATTCCGATAAAGCTTATTCACGTGCGAGGAAAATGGCAGAAAAACTCAAGGATAAAATTCCTCGCCAACTTTTTGAAATTCCGATTCAGGCTTGTGTTGGCGGGCGTATTATCGCAAGAGAAACGGTTAAGGCGATGCGTAAAGATGTTCTTGCAAAATGTTACGGCGGTGATATCAGCCGTAAGAAAAAGCTTCTGGAAAAGCAGAAGGAAGGCAAGAAGAAGATGCGCAAACTTGGCACGGTAGAAGTCCCGCAGGAAGCATTTATGGCAGTCTTAAAATTGGATGATGATTAAAAACTGCTTGACTGAGAAATCCTATATGGGATTTAATAATAAGTTTAAAAAGCCCTGCATGTAAAAATGCGGGGCACTTGTGTTGCCGTTTAATCCCATGTTTTAGATAACAAAAAACCGCCCCCAAATTATGAGGACGGCTCAAATTACTAAGAATGCATTTTGGAAAAAATTAGATTGTGATGATTCCCAGAGCACTCATAACGCTGGAAATAAGAATTGCTACGATACAGACCGGAGCGATCCAGCGAATTGTTGCATTGTACATTTTCTTTTCCCGGAATTTTCCGGAAAGGCTGATTTCGTCTTCCACAAACTTTGGACCAACAACATGACCAATGCAGATGCAGGTAAGCAGAGCAACGATTGGCATCAGAACACTGTTGCTGATAAAATCAAAGAAGTCCAGAATATCCATACCAATGATCTGAACCATTGACCAAGGGCCAAATCCCAGAGAGGATGGAATCCCAATGGCAATTGCACCCAAAAGAACAACCAGACAGGTTCCGCGACGTTCCCACCCGAGTTTGTCCTGGAAAATGGAAACGACAGTTTCCATCAACGAGATCGAAGAAGTTAATGCTGCAAATAAAACCAACAAGAAAAAGAGAATACCGGCAACAGTACCAAAGCCCATATTCGCAAAAACTTGCGGAAGAGCTTGGAACATTAAACCAGGACCTGCTTTTTTAGGAGCTTCTCCTGTAAAGGCGAAGACAGCCGGAATAATCATCAGGCCGGCGATAAAAGCAATGCCGGTATCGAAAATATCAATCTGACGGGCAGACTGCACAAGGTCTACATCCCGCTTCATATAGGAGCCATAAGTAATCATGATGCCCATAGCAAGACTCAAAGAATAGAAAAGCTGTCCCATAGCACCGAGAACGGTATTGATGGAGAATTTGCTGAAATCGGGCAGCAGATAATATTTAACACCCTCCATCGCACCGGGCAAAGTGACAGAGTAGATTGCTACTGCAACGGACAAAACGACCAGTACCGGCATCAGAATTCGACTGGCTTTTTCAACACCTTTTTGTACACCGAACAGAACAATGATTGCGGTGAGGCCGATAAAGAACAAGAACCAGAGAACCGGTTCAATTGGTTCACTGATAAAGTTGCCGAAGAATTTTGCCCCAGCAGCTTCATTCCCCTGACCAGCAATGTAGACCGCCAGATATTTCATGACCCAGCCGCCGATTACGCTGTAGTAAGGCAGAATGATGATTGGCACCAGAGAAGTAAGAACACCCAGAAATTTAAATTTCTTGTTGATAGCGCCATAGGCTTCGATCGCAGAAAGACCGGTTTTCCGCCCGATTGCAATTTCTGTGATCATCAGCACAAAACCAAAGGTGACCGCAAGAATAATGTAAACAAACAGGAAAATACCGCCGCCGTATTTTGCGGCAAGATATGGGAAACGCCAAATGTTCCCCAGGCCGACTGCACTGCCCGCTGCAGCTAATACAAATCCGACTTTACCGGAAAAAGTGCTGCGGGTTTTTGTTTCTTGATTCATAAGATCTATTTACCCCCTCATTTGAAAAAAAATTAAAATGCTAATTTAGCACTTTAAATTTTTGAATAGATAAAATTATTATAGCATTTATTTTGACGAAAAACAATCGATTCTCCCTAAAAATGCAAAACAGGAGCAAATTTTATGAAACTTTTAACCAATGCTTTTCAAAATCTTCCCGAATACACGGCTTTAATAACAGCTTTAAGAGAAAAAAGGACTCCGATTGCCTGTACAGGACTTACTGGAATTCACAAGGCGGCACTGATTAGTGCACTCTGTGAGCAGAGTGAAAAACCAGCAATCGTCGTTTGTGGGGATGAGAGTGAAGGGAATCGCCTGCAGTCCGATCTGGAATCATTGGGAATCGAGACCCTTTTTTATCCTGCAAGAGATTTTACATTTCTCAGTGGAACTGCTTCTCACGAATATGAGCATCAAAGGATCGGAGTGCTTTCTCGCTTTTTGGAAGGATCCTGTAAGGTCTTGGTTTGCAGCATCGAGGGGGCTTTACAGCTTACCCTGCCGCCGGAAGTTTTAAAAAATCATACCAAAAAATTTTGCTCCGGAGAGGACGTTTCTCCGGAATCTTTGGAATCTTTGCTTTTGTCCTGTGGTTATGAACGGGCAGAACAGGTGGATGGCTCCGGGCAATTTTCCCGCCGTGGTGGGATCTTGGATCTTTATCCGCCGGAGTCTGTTTCTCCGCTGCGAATTGAATTTTGGGGAGATCAAATTGATACCATCTCTCATTTTGATGCGGTTACTCAAAGACGTACGGATTCTGTTGAAGAGGTAACCATTGTGCCGGCGGTAGAAGCTTTAACCGACCATCCAAAAATTTTTGCGAAGACGCTCCAAAAGTTGATG
This genomic window from Caproicibacterium sp. BJN0003 contains:
- the spoIIP gene encoding stage II sporulation protein P — its product is MGKYLRTAGTALLAIFSFACVFSRLPEFSAQQAAVAAADTALPLGFYHEVVNPHEPEALNSLPQSVYIPPVSSNSGVSSDKSSAATNESSEAASGSLPSDSLSDSLLDGNILETDLSQGGTEQNGIFIKNSTAGNSVDVADVLSQKTTLNIHKDGSPMVLIYHTHTCEAYAGVTSSDDPTLSVVAVGDAIAEELKAAGIGVIHDTTIHDSPNYDGCYDRSCATVQKNLAQYPSIQVTLDIHRDSMTTKDGIRYKPTAIINGKRAAQVMIISGCDDGTLNFPNWAENLKLAVRLESGGAQFSKLMRPLDFTNRRYNEELTNGSLLCEFGTEVNTLDEAVYSGHLFGQVLSQELSKIAQDAG
- the lepA gene encoding translation elongation factor 4, encoding MKIPRERIRNFSIIAHIDHGKSTLADRILEQTKSVPLREMEDQILDDMDLERERGITIKAHAVTLVYTAKDGLDYVFNLIDTPGHVDFNYEVSRSLTACEGAVLVVDASQGIEAQTLANTYLAVDAGLEIVPVINKIDLPSADPERVKAEIEDVIGIPAEDAPCISAKLGTNIPAVMEQIVSLIPPPQGDETAPLRALIFDSYYDAYKGVVAHIRIMSGTVKNGDVIRVMSTGGEFTVVECGYMRATSFENAGELQAGEVGYLTASIKEVREARVGDTITLRDNPAKEPLPGYRAAQPMVFCGIYPADGAKYPDLRDALEKLQLNDAALSFEPETSVALGFGFRCGFLGLLHMEIIQERLEREYHLDLVTTAPSVIYEIVKTDGQTVYIDNPTNYPDPSLIAEAREPMTDAHIYSPSEYVGNIMELCQDRRGVFQDMQYLDTDRVDIHYILPLNEIIYDFFDALKSKTRGYASFDYEVKGYQKSSLVKLDIMLNGEVVDALSFIIHSDKAYSRARKMAEKLKDKIPRQLFEIPIQACVGGRIIARETVKAMRKDVLAKCYGGDISRKKKLLEKQKEGKKKMRKLGTVEVPQEAFMAVLKLDDD
- a CDS encoding sodium-dependent transporter gives rise to the protein MNQETKTRSTFSGKVGFVLAAAGSAVGLGNIWRFPYLAAKYGGGIFLFVYIILAVTFGFVLMITEIAIGRKTGLSAIEAYGAINKKFKFLGVLTSLVPIIILPYYSVIGGWVMKYLAVYIAGQGNEAAGAKFFGNFISEPIEPVLWFLFFIGLTAIIVLFGVQKGVEKASRILMPVLVVLSVAVAIYSVTLPGAMEGVKYYLLPDFSKFSINTVLGAMGQLFYSLSLAMGIMITYGSYMKRDVDLVQSARQIDIFDTGIAFIAGLMIIPAVFAFTGEAPKKAGPGLMFQALPQVFANMGFGTVAGILFFLLVLFAALTSSISLMETVVSIFQDKLGWERRGTCLVVLLGAIAIGIPSSLGFGPWSMVQIIGMDILDFFDFISNSVLMPIVALLTCICIGHVVGPKFVEDEISLSGKFREKKMYNATIRWIAPVCIVAILISSVMSALGIITI